The Amblyraja radiata isolate CabotCenter1 chromosome 1, sAmbRad1.1.pri, whole genome shotgun sequence genome contains a region encoding:
- the LOC116986416 gene encoding UPF0687 protein C20orf27 homolog has translation LPLCHRATWLGYCLRNGCLGSTNDLLFHSDPGHRMKCEYMAHKEGVIREEMLIASELKDSASVKVTLQARVLDRLHGTPMLLEGVKCIGSEPEYDSEQSDWQGFD, from the exons ctaccgctgtgccaccgggccACCTGGTTGGGTTATTGTTTGAGAAACGGTTGCCTTGGATCCACTAACGACCTGTTGTTCCACTCTGACCCAGGCCACCGGATGAAGTGCGAGTACATGGCACACAAGGAGGGGGTGATCAGAGAGGAAATGTTGATCGCCAGCGAACTCAAGGACAGCGCCTCGGTGAAAGTGACGTTGCAGGCCAGAGTCCTGG ATCGTCTGCACGGGACCCCCATGCTACTGGAAGGGGTCAAATGCATCGGCTCCGAACCAGAGTATGACTCCGAGCAAAGTGACTGGCAGGGCTTCGATTAG